In Balaenoptera musculus isolate JJ_BM4_2016_0621 chromosome 17, mBalMus1.pri.v3, whole genome shotgun sequence, a genomic segment contains:
- the LOC118883774 gene encoding LOW QUALITY PROTEIN: epiplakin-like (The sequence of the model RefSeq protein was modified relative to this genomic sequence to represent the inferred CDS: inserted 5 bases in 3 codons) gives METAQGQGRDGAFGGPEGGPVVGVGTEAKDRDGRAGHRHPHPVRAPGRGSHVHAGQEHRGVYVEASGQAQRLCAVVRQGLLPFGLGLALLEAQAATGGRTDPGQGQLLLVSEALXGRPGGPGAEEEALATERAVTGYPDPLXGGKLALFQAVGKEVVDRXHWAGAAEAQLATGGLVDPIQGVRVAPELACQQSLLAQETWCGLSELGPGSSAPGFLDPNTLEQLPYRELLGRCVRAPSTGLGLLALKITFRTLSGALSLAELLEAGVLDGETARGLREGRLAVPDVGARTEVQRHLQGTGGVAGVVLLPAGHKKSFFQATAKHLLPMGATLPVLEAQDATCMLVDPATGRQLWVDEAVRAGLFGPELHRQLLAAEQVVTGYHDPFSGTRIPLFQAMKRELVDRPLALRLLVAQLATGGLMCPARRLRLPVEATLHVGCPDRDSAVSLAGGWLLGPPHAGEPQLRAAAGPLCHRPRDGTGLPAQLSGEPWRGATGAPVH, from the exons ACCGTGACGGCCGTGCTGGGCACCGGCACCCCCACCCCGTCCGGGCCCCAGGCCGAGGCAGCCATGTCCACGCAGGCCAGGAGCATCGCGGGGTGTACGTGGAGGCCTCGGGCCAGGCCCAGCGTCTCTGCGCTGTCGTGAGGCAGGGTCTCCTGCCCTTTGGGCTCGGGCTGGCTCTGCTGGAGGCCCAGGCGGCCACCGGGGGCCGCACGGACCCCGGGCAGGGCCAGCTGCTCCTCGTGTCTGAGGCCCT GGGCAGGCCTGGTGGGCCTGGAGCGGAAGAAGAAGCGCTGGCCACTGAGCGCGCCGTCACCGGGTACCCTGACCCTC GGGGTGGGAAGCTGGCCCTCTTCCAGGCCGTAGGGAAGGAGGTTGTGGACAG GCACTGGGCTGGAGCTGCGGAGGCCCAGCTGGCCACGGGGGGCCTGGTGGACCCCATCCAGGGCGTGCGCGTGGCCCCTGAGCTGGCCTGCCAGCAAAGCCTCTTGGCCCAGGAGACATGGTGTGGGCTGTCGGAGCTTGGGCCCGGCTCAAGTGCCCCAGGCTTCCTGGACCCCAACACGCTGGAGCAGCTGCCGTACCGGGAGCTGCTAGGCAGGTGTGTGCGGGCCCCCAGCACGGGGCTGGGCCTGCTGGCCCTCAAGATCACTTTCCGTACGCTGAGTGGGGCACTGAGCTTGGCCGAGCTGCTGGAGGCGGGGGTCCTGGACGGGGAGACGGCCCGAGGCCTGCGGGAGGGCAGGCTGGCGGTGCCGGATGTGGGTGCACGCACCGAGGTGCAGCGCCACCTGCAGGGCACCGGCGGTGTGGCAGGGGTCGTCCTGCTGCCTGCAGGGCACAAGAAGAGCTTCTTCCAGGCCACGGCCAAGCACCTGCTCCCCATGGGCGCCACGCTTCCGGTCCTGGAGGCTCAGGATGCCACCTGCATGCTGGTGGACCCAGCCACCGGCCGGCAGCTGTGGGTGGACGAGGCGGTCAGGGCAGGCCTGTTTGGACCAGAGCTCCACAGGCAGCTCCTGGCAGCAGAGCAGGTGGTGACGGGGTATCATGACCCCTTCAGTGGCACCCGAATCCCCCTATTCCAGGCCATGAAGAGGGAGCTGGTGGACCGGCCTCTGGCGCTGAGGCTCCTGGTTGCCCAGCTGGCCACAGGCGGGCTAATGTGTCCTGCCCGCAGGCTCCGGCTGCCCGTGGAGGCCACCCTGCACGTCGGCTGCCCGGACAGAGACTCGGCAGTATCTCTCGCAGGCGGCTGGCTTCTCGGACCCCCGCATGCAGGAGAGCCTCAGCTACGGGCAGCTGCTGGCCCACTGTGTCACCGACCCAGAGACGGGACTGGCCTTCCTGCCCAGCTCAGTGGGGAGCCCTGGAGAGGAGCCACAGGGGCCCCCGTTCACTGA
- the LOC118883775 gene encoding LOW QUALITY PROTEIN: epiplakin-like (The sequence of the model RefSeq protein was modified relative to this genomic sequence to represent the inferred CDS: inserted 2 bases in 2 codons) yields the protein MTVKETEKRNQVIKVAAIGGGVTAAELFSSGIIGAGPPATAAREDLQPEGSGCVAGVATPSTQEVMSIYEASRKGLIPAGFAAQLLEAQVATGFMLDPHGHQRLSVDEAMAAGLVGEELQERLLNAEKAAKGYADPATGHTISFQAMKKKLLKRDLALRLLEVQVAXGGIVDPLHHHRLPLDTAYRRSCLDQNTYPLAEEQKCMHKRFVDPNTQEKGTYQELQERGHREEGTDWALVPRVSGRRDSNFINKATRRALKAERVDVTVGRFKGQRPSVWELLNSEYLTEDKKRELVVKYKRDTAHALEKVVKVIFETTDEKEKSNRQLWFRGVRRQITASELFQSGIITEEDRREGGTVEDAXKCQGVKRYLEGTSCIAGMLVPAKDEPRRQEKSIYQAMWKVVLRPGTALVLLEAQAATGFVINPVENRKLTVQEAFAAGMFSGETYQKLLSAKRSVTGYTDPYTGEQISLFQAVKKDLIVREHGIRLLEAQIATGSVIDPMHSRRLPVDVANRHGYFNKGMNRVLEDPSDNTKGFFNPNTHENFTYVQLLQRATPDPETGLLFLLCLESEWVFFLIGCFFQP from the exons ATGAcagtcaaagaaacagaaaagcgAAACCAGGTCATCAAGGTGGCAGCCATCGGAGGGGGGGTGACAGCTGCAGAGCTATTCAGCTCGGGAATCATCG GGGCAGGGCCTCCAGCAACTGCAGCACGTGAAGACCTACAGCCGGAAGGCAGCGGCTGTGTTGCAGGGGTGGCCACACCCTCCACCCAGGAGGTGATGAGCATCTACGAGGCCAGCAGGAAAGGACTCATCCCCGCGGGGTTTGCGGCCCAGCTGCTGGAGGCTCAGGTGGCCACGGGGTTCATGCTGGACCCCCATGGCCACCAGAGGCTCTCTGTGGACGAGGCCATGGCTGCCGGCCTGGTGGGCGAAGAGCTGCAGGAAAGGCTCCTGAACGCTGAGAAGGCCGCCAAAGGCTACGCAGATCCGGCCACAGGACACACAATCTCGTTCCAGGCGATGAAGAAAAAGCTATTGAAACGGGACTTGGCACTCAGACTGCTCGAGGTGCAGGTGG ACGGGGGCATCGTGGACCCGCTGCACCACCACCGGCTTCCGCTGGACACGGCCTACAGACGCAGCTGTCTGGACCAGAACACATACCCACTCGCTGAGGAGCAGAAGTGCATGCATAAAAGGTTTGTGGATCCCAACACGCAGGAGAAGGGGACTTACCAGGAGCTGCAGGAGAGGGGCCACCGGGAAGAGGGCACGGACTGGGCCCTGGTCCCCAGGGTCAGCGGCAGACGGGACTCCAACTTCATCAACAAGGCAACCAGAAGGGCCCTCAAAGCCGAGCGGGTGGATGTCACAGTGGGAAGGTTCAAGGGCCAGAGACCATCGGTCTGGGAACTGCTGAACTCAGAATACTTGACAGAGGACAAAAAACGTGAGTTAGTAGTAAAATACAAGAGGGACACGGCACATGCACTAGAGAAGGTAGTAAAAGTTATTTTCGAGACAACtgatgagaaggaaaagagcaaTAGACAGTTATGGTTCAGAGGGGTCAGGAGGCAGATCACAGCCTCTGAACTCTTCCAATCAGGCATCATCACCGAGGAGGACCGGAGGGAGGGCGGCACCGTGGAGGACG AAAAATGCCAGGGGGTAAAGCGCTACCTGGAGGGCACCAGCTGCATCGCGGGCATGCTGGTGCCCGCCAAGGACGAGCCCAGGCGCCAGGAGAAGAGCATCTACCAGGCCATGTGGAAGGTCGTCCTGAGGCCAGGCACAGCCCTGGTGCTGCTGGAGGCACAGGCAGCCACCGGCTTCGTCATCAACCCCGTGGAGAACCGGAAGCTGACTGTGCAGGAGGCGTTTGCAGCCGGGATGTTCAGCGGTGAAACCTACCAGAAGCTGCTGTCAGCCAAGCGCAGCGTCACCGGCTACACCGACCCCTACACCGGGGAGCAGATCTCCCTCTTCCAGGCCGTGAAGAAGGACCTCATCGTCCGGGAGCACGGTATCCGCCTGCTGGAGGCCCAGATCGCCACGGGCAGCGTCATCGACCCCATGCACAGCCGCCGCCTGCCCGTGGACGTGGCCAACCGGCATGGCTACTTCAACAAGGGAATGAACCGCGTCCTGGAGGACCCCAGCGACAACACCAAGGGCTTCTTCAACCCCAACACACACGAGAACTTCACCTACGTGCAGCTGCTCCAGAGGGCTACTCCTGACCCAGAAACAGGCCTCTTGTTTCTTCTCTGTCTGGAAAGTGAGTGGGTATTCTTTCTAATTGGTTGTTTTTTCCAACCCTGA
- the NRBP2 gene encoding nuclear receptor-binding protein 2 isoform X3 yields MAAPEPVPRRGREREREDESEDESDILEESPCGRWQKRREQPAAHALVNQGNMPGVQSTFLAMDTEEGVEVVWNELHFADRKAFSAHEEKIQIMFEQLVLVDHPNIVKLHKYWLDASEARARVIFITEYVPSGSLKQFLKKTKKNRKAMNARSVRRQAWKRWCTQILSALSFLHTCSPPIIHGNLTSDTIFIQHNGLIKIGSVWHRIFSNALPDDLRSPIRAEREEPRNLHFFPPEYGEVADGTAVDIFSFGMCALEMAVLEIQANGDTRVTEEAIAHARHSLSDPNMREFILSCLARDPARRPSAHSLLFHRVLFEVHSLKLLAAHCFIQHQYLMPENMVEEKAKATDPHTVLAEIPRPPRPPLQWRYSEVSCLELDKFLEDVRNGIYPLMNFAAARPLGLPRVLAPPPEEAPKAKTPTPEPFDSETRKVIQMQCNLERSEDQARWHLTLLLVLEDRLHRQLTYDLLPTDSAQDLAAELVHYGFVHEDDRPKLAAFLDSTFLKYRGAQP; encoded by the exons ATGGCGGCCCCGGAGCCGGTGCCGAGGCGGGGCCGGGAGCGGGAGCGGGAGGACGAGAGTGAGGACGAGAGCGACATCCTGGAAGAGAGCCCGTGCGGCCGCTGGCAGAAGCGGCGGGAGCAG CCTGCCGCCCACGCCCTG gtGAACCAGGGGAACATGCCCGGCGTCCAGAGCACCTTCCTGGCCATGGACacggaggagggggtggaggtggtgtgGAACGAGCTGCACTTCGCTGACAGGAAGGCCTTTTCGGCCCACGAG GAGAAGATCCAGATCATGTTTGAGCAGCTGGTGCTGGTGGACCACCCCAACATTGTCAAGCTGCACAAGTACTGGCTGGACGCCTCGGAGGCCCGAGCACGG GTCATCTTCATCACAGAGTACGTGCCATCGGGCAGCCTcaagcagttcctcaaaaagacCAAGAAGAACCGCAAGGCCATGAATGCCAGG TCCGTCCGCCGCCAGGCCTGGAAGCGCTGGTGCACGCAGATCCTGTCCGCGCTCAG ctttCTGCACACCTGCAGTCCCCCCATCATCCACGGAAACCTGACCAGCGACACCATCTTCATACAGCACAACGGCCTCATCAAGATCGGCTCTG TGTGGCACCGGATCTTCTCCAATG CGCTCCCAGACGATCTTCGAAGCCCCATCCGTGCTGAGCGGGAGGAACCTCGGAACCTGCACTTCTTCCCGCCAGAGTACGGAG AGGTTGCCGATGGCACTGCCGTGGACATCTTCTCTTTTGGGATGTGTGCACTGGAG ATGGCTGTGCTGGAGATCCAGGCCAACGGGGACACCCGGGTCACAGAGGAGGCCATCGCTCACGCCAGGCATTCTCTGAGTGACCCCAACATGCGG GAGTTCATCCTCTCCTGCCTGGCCCGGGACCCTGCCCGCCGGCCCTCCGCCCACAGCCTCCTCTTCCACCGTGTGCTGTTTGAGGTGCACTCGCTGAAGCTCCTGGCCGCTCACTGCTTCATCCAGCACCAGT ACCTCATGCCTGAGAACATGGTGGAGGAGAAGGCCAAGGCGACGGACCCGCACACGGTCCTGGCAGAGATCCCCCGGCCGCCCCGGCCCCCGTTGCAGTGGCG GTACTCAGAGGTCTCCTGCTTGGAGCTTGACAAGTTCCTGGAGGATGTCAG AAATGGGATCTACCCACTGATGAACTTCGCTGCTGCTCGGCCCCTGGGGCTGCCCCGTGTGCTGGCCCCACCCCCCGAGGAAGCCCCAAAGGCCAAGACCCCGACGCCAGAACCCTTTGACTCAGAGACCAGAAAG gtgATCCAGATGCAGTGTAACCTGGAGAGAAGCGAGGACCAGGCGCGCTGGCAT CTCACGCTGCTCCTGGTGCTGGAGGACAGGCTGCACCGGCAGCTCACCTACGACCTGCTCCCAA CCGACAGTGCCCAGGACCTGGCCGCCGAGCTGGTGCACTACGGCTTTGTCCACGAG GACGATCGGCCGAAGCTGGCCGCCTTCCTGGACAGCACCTTCCTCAAGTACCGTGGAGCTCAGCCGTGA
- the NRBP2 gene encoding nuclear receptor-binding protein 2 isoform X4 translates to MAAPEPVPRRGREREREDESEDESDILEESPCGRWQKRREQVNQGNMPGVQSTFLAMDTEEGVEVVWNELHFADRKAFSAHEEKIQIMFEQLVLVDHPNIVKLHKYWLDASEARARVIFITEYVPSGSLKQFLKKTKKNRKAMNARAWKRWCTQILSALSFLHTCSPPIIHGNLTSDTIFIQHNGLIKIGSVWHRIFSNALPDDLRSPIRAEREEPRNLHFFPPEYGEVADGTAVDIFSFGMCALEMAVLEIQANGDTRVTEEAIAHARHSLSDPNMREFILSCLARDPARRPSAHSLLFHRVLFEVHSLKLLAAHCFIQHQYLMPENMVEEKAKATDPHTVLAEIPRPPRPPLQWRYSEVSCLELDKFLEDVRNGIYPLMNFAAARPLGLPRVLAPPPEEAPKAKTPTPEPFDSETRKVIQMQCNLERSEDQARWHLTLLLVLEDRLHRQLTYDLLPTDSAQDLAAELVHYGFVHEDDRPKLAAFLDSTFLKYRGAQP, encoded by the exons ATGGCGGCCCCGGAGCCGGTGCCGAGGCGGGGCCGGGAGCGGGAGCGGGAGGACGAGAGTGAGGACGAGAGCGACATCCTGGAAGAGAGCCCGTGCGGCCGCTGGCAGAAGCGGCGGGAGCAG gtGAACCAGGGGAACATGCCCGGCGTCCAGAGCACCTTCCTGGCCATGGACacggaggagggggtggaggtggtgtgGAACGAGCTGCACTTCGCTGACAGGAAGGCCTTTTCGGCCCACGAG GAGAAGATCCAGATCATGTTTGAGCAGCTGGTGCTGGTGGACCACCCCAACATTGTCAAGCTGCACAAGTACTGGCTGGACGCCTCGGAGGCCCGAGCACGG GTCATCTTCATCACAGAGTACGTGCCATCGGGCAGCCTcaagcagttcctcaaaaagacCAAGAAGAACCGCAAGGCCATGAATGCCAGG GCCTGGAAGCGCTGGTGCACGCAGATCCTGTCCGCGCTCAG ctttCTGCACACCTGCAGTCCCCCCATCATCCACGGAAACCTGACCAGCGACACCATCTTCATACAGCACAACGGCCTCATCAAGATCGGCTCTG TGTGGCACCGGATCTTCTCCAATG CGCTCCCAGACGATCTTCGAAGCCCCATCCGTGCTGAGCGGGAGGAACCTCGGAACCTGCACTTCTTCCCGCCAGAGTACGGAG AGGTTGCCGATGGCACTGCCGTGGACATCTTCTCTTTTGGGATGTGTGCACTGGAG ATGGCTGTGCTGGAGATCCAGGCCAACGGGGACACCCGGGTCACAGAGGAGGCCATCGCTCACGCCAGGCATTCTCTGAGTGACCCCAACATGCGG GAGTTCATCCTCTCCTGCCTGGCCCGGGACCCTGCCCGCCGGCCCTCCGCCCACAGCCTCCTCTTCCACCGTGTGCTGTTTGAGGTGCACTCGCTGAAGCTCCTGGCCGCTCACTGCTTCATCCAGCACCAGT ACCTCATGCCTGAGAACATGGTGGAGGAGAAGGCCAAGGCGACGGACCCGCACACGGTCCTGGCAGAGATCCCCCGGCCGCCCCGGCCCCCGTTGCAGTGGCG GTACTCAGAGGTCTCCTGCTTGGAGCTTGACAAGTTCCTGGAGGATGTCAG AAATGGGATCTACCCACTGATGAACTTCGCTGCTGCTCGGCCCCTGGGGCTGCCCCGTGTGCTGGCCCCACCCCCCGAGGAAGCCCCAAAGGCCAAGACCCCGACGCCAGAACCCTTTGACTCAGAGACCAGAAAG gtgATCCAGATGCAGTGTAACCTGGAGAGAAGCGAGGACCAGGCGCGCTGGCAT CTCACGCTGCTCCTGGTGCTGGAGGACAGGCTGCACCGGCAGCTCACCTACGACCTGCTCCCAA CCGACAGTGCCCAGGACCTGGCCGCCGAGCTGGTGCACTACGGCTTTGTCCACGAG GACGATCGGCCGAAGCTGGCCGCCTTCCTGGACAGCACCTTCCTCAAGTACCGTGGAGCTCAGCCGTGA
- the NRBP2 gene encoding nuclear receptor-binding protein 2 isoform X2, protein MAAPEPVPRRGREREREDESEDESDILEESPCGRWQKRREQVNQGNMPGVQSTFLAMDTEEGVEVVWNELHFADRKAFSAHEEKIQIMFEQLVLVDHPNIVKLHKYWLDASEARARVIFITEYVPSGSLKQFLKKTKKNRKAMNARAWKRWCTQILSALSFLHTCSPPIIHGNLTSDTIFIQHNGLIKIGSVWHRIFSNALPDDLRSPIRAEREEPRNLHFFPPEYGEVADGTAVDIFSFGMCALEMAVLEIQANGDTRVTEEAIAHARHSLSDPNMREFILSCLARDPARRPSAHSLLFHRVLFEVHSLKLLAAHCFIQHQYLMPENMVEEKAKATDPHTVLAEIPRPPRPPLQWRYSEVSCLELDKFLEDVRNGIYPLMNFAAARPLGLPRVLAPPPEEAPKAKTPTPEPFDSETRKVIQMQCNLERSEDQARWHLTLLLVLEDRLHRQLTYDLLPTDSAQDLAAELVHYGFVHEVRTIGRSWPPSWTAPSSSTVELSRDPDPASALQLPSPPEPDLVAPVGKLGIGPSVWVGDQGPLGLCAC, encoded by the exons ATGGCGGCCCCGGAGCCGGTGCCGAGGCGGGGCCGGGAGCGGGAGCGGGAGGACGAGAGTGAGGACGAGAGCGACATCCTGGAAGAGAGCCCGTGCGGCCGCTGGCAGAAGCGGCGGGAGCAG gtGAACCAGGGGAACATGCCCGGCGTCCAGAGCACCTTCCTGGCCATGGACacggaggagggggtggaggtggtgtgGAACGAGCTGCACTTCGCTGACAGGAAGGCCTTTTCGGCCCACGAG GAGAAGATCCAGATCATGTTTGAGCAGCTGGTGCTGGTGGACCACCCCAACATTGTCAAGCTGCACAAGTACTGGCTGGACGCCTCGGAGGCCCGAGCACGG GTCATCTTCATCACAGAGTACGTGCCATCGGGCAGCCTcaagcagttcctcaaaaagacCAAGAAGAACCGCAAGGCCATGAATGCCAGG GCCTGGAAGCGCTGGTGCACGCAGATCCTGTCCGCGCTCAG ctttCTGCACACCTGCAGTCCCCCCATCATCCACGGAAACCTGACCAGCGACACCATCTTCATACAGCACAACGGCCTCATCAAGATCGGCTCTG TGTGGCACCGGATCTTCTCCAATG CGCTCCCAGACGATCTTCGAAGCCCCATCCGTGCTGAGCGGGAGGAACCTCGGAACCTGCACTTCTTCCCGCCAGAGTACGGAG AGGTTGCCGATGGCACTGCCGTGGACATCTTCTCTTTTGGGATGTGTGCACTGGAG ATGGCTGTGCTGGAGATCCAGGCCAACGGGGACACCCGGGTCACAGAGGAGGCCATCGCTCACGCCAGGCATTCTCTGAGTGACCCCAACATGCGG GAGTTCATCCTCTCCTGCCTGGCCCGGGACCCTGCCCGCCGGCCCTCCGCCCACAGCCTCCTCTTCCACCGTGTGCTGTTTGAGGTGCACTCGCTGAAGCTCCTGGCCGCTCACTGCTTCATCCAGCACCAGT ACCTCATGCCTGAGAACATGGTGGAGGAGAAGGCCAAGGCGACGGACCCGCACACGGTCCTGGCAGAGATCCCCCGGCCGCCCCGGCCCCCGTTGCAGTGGCG GTACTCAGAGGTCTCCTGCTTGGAGCTTGACAAGTTCCTGGAGGATGTCAG AAATGGGATCTACCCACTGATGAACTTCGCTGCTGCTCGGCCCCTGGGGCTGCCCCGTGTGCTGGCCCCACCCCCCGAGGAAGCCCCAAAGGCCAAGACCCCGACGCCAGAACCCTTTGACTCAGAGACCAGAAAG gtgATCCAGATGCAGTGTAACCTGGAGAGAAGCGAGGACCAGGCGCGCTGGCAT CTCACGCTGCTCCTGGTGCTGGAGGACAGGCTGCACCGGCAGCTCACCTACGACCTGCTCCCAA CCGACAGTGCCCAGGACCTGGCCGCCGAGCTGGTGCACTACGGCTTTGTCCACGAGGTGAG GACGATCGGCCGAAGCTGGCCGCCTTCCTGGACAGCACCTTCCTCAAGTACCGTGGAGCTCAGCCGTGACCCTGATCCCGCCTCAGCGctccagctccccagccccccgGAACCAGACCTGGTGGCTCCCGTGGGGAAGCTCGGCATTGGCCCCAGCGTCTGGGTGGGGGACCAGGGCCCCCTCGGCCTGTGTGCCTGCTAG
- the NRBP2 gene encoding nuclear receptor-binding protein 2 isoform X1 codes for MAAPEPVPRRGREREREDESEDESDILEESPCGRWQKRREQPAAHALVNQGNMPGVQSTFLAMDTEEGVEVVWNELHFADRKAFSAHEEKIQIMFEQLVLVDHPNIVKLHKYWLDASEARARVIFITEYVPSGSLKQFLKKTKKNRKAMNARSVRRQAWKRWCTQILSALSFLHTCSPPIIHGNLTSDTIFIQHNGLIKIGSVWHRIFSNALPDDLRSPIRAEREEPRNLHFFPPEYGEVADGTAVDIFSFGMCALEMAVLEIQANGDTRVTEEAIAHARHSLSDPNMREFILSCLARDPARRPSAHSLLFHRVLFEVHSLKLLAAHCFIQHQYLMPENMVEEKAKATDPHTVLAEIPRPPRPPLQWRYSEVSCLELDKFLEDVRNGIYPLMNFAAARPLGLPRVLAPPPEEAPKAKTPTPEPFDSETRKVIQMQCNLERSEDQARWHLTLLLVLEDRLHRQLTYDLLPTDSAQDLAAELVHYGFVHEVRTIGRSWPPSWTAPSSSTVELSRDPDPASALQLPSPPEPDLVAPVGKLGIGPSVWVGDQGPLGLCAC; via the exons ATGGCGGCCCCGGAGCCGGTGCCGAGGCGGGGCCGGGAGCGGGAGCGGGAGGACGAGAGTGAGGACGAGAGCGACATCCTGGAAGAGAGCCCGTGCGGCCGCTGGCAGAAGCGGCGGGAGCAG CCTGCCGCCCACGCCCTG gtGAACCAGGGGAACATGCCCGGCGTCCAGAGCACCTTCCTGGCCATGGACacggaggagggggtggaggtggtgtgGAACGAGCTGCACTTCGCTGACAGGAAGGCCTTTTCGGCCCACGAG GAGAAGATCCAGATCATGTTTGAGCAGCTGGTGCTGGTGGACCACCCCAACATTGTCAAGCTGCACAAGTACTGGCTGGACGCCTCGGAGGCCCGAGCACGG GTCATCTTCATCACAGAGTACGTGCCATCGGGCAGCCTcaagcagttcctcaaaaagacCAAGAAGAACCGCAAGGCCATGAATGCCAGG TCCGTCCGCCGCCAGGCCTGGAAGCGCTGGTGCACGCAGATCCTGTCCGCGCTCAG ctttCTGCACACCTGCAGTCCCCCCATCATCCACGGAAACCTGACCAGCGACACCATCTTCATACAGCACAACGGCCTCATCAAGATCGGCTCTG TGTGGCACCGGATCTTCTCCAATG CGCTCCCAGACGATCTTCGAAGCCCCATCCGTGCTGAGCGGGAGGAACCTCGGAACCTGCACTTCTTCCCGCCAGAGTACGGAG AGGTTGCCGATGGCACTGCCGTGGACATCTTCTCTTTTGGGATGTGTGCACTGGAG ATGGCTGTGCTGGAGATCCAGGCCAACGGGGACACCCGGGTCACAGAGGAGGCCATCGCTCACGCCAGGCATTCTCTGAGTGACCCCAACATGCGG GAGTTCATCCTCTCCTGCCTGGCCCGGGACCCTGCCCGCCGGCCCTCCGCCCACAGCCTCCTCTTCCACCGTGTGCTGTTTGAGGTGCACTCGCTGAAGCTCCTGGCCGCTCACTGCTTCATCCAGCACCAGT ACCTCATGCCTGAGAACATGGTGGAGGAGAAGGCCAAGGCGACGGACCCGCACACGGTCCTGGCAGAGATCCCCCGGCCGCCCCGGCCCCCGTTGCAGTGGCG GTACTCAGAGGTCTCCTGCTTGGAGCTTGACAAGTTCCTGGAGGATGTCAG AAATGGGATCTACCCACTGATGAACTTCGCTGCTGCTCGGCCCCTGGGGCTGCCCCGTGTGCTGGCCCCACCCCCCGAGGAAGCCCCAAAGGCCAAGACCCCGACGCCAGAACCCTTTGACTCAGAGACCAGAAAG gtgATCCAGATGCAGTGTAACCTGGAGAGAAGCGAGGACCAGGCGCGCTGGCAT CTCACGCTGCTCCTGGTGCTGGAGGACAGGCTGCACCGGCAGCTCACCTACGACCTGCTCCCAA CCGACAGTGCCCAGGACCTGGCCGCCGAGCTGGTGCACTACGGCTTTGTCCACGAGGTGAG GACGATCGGCCGAAGCTGGCCGCCTTCCTGGACAGCACCTTCCTCAAGTACCGTGGAGCTCAGCCGTGACCCTGATCCCGCCTCAGCGctccagctccccagccccccgGAACCAGACCTGGTGGCTCCCGTGGGGAAGCTCGGCATTGGCCCCAGCGTCTGGGTGGGGGACCAGGGCCCCCTCGGCCTGTGTGCCTGCTAG